Within Telopea speciosissima isolate NSW1024214 ecotype Mountain lineage chromosome 8, Tspe_v1, whole genome shotgun sequence, the genomic segment ttaattaactaattaattaattaaagcatGAAATCATAATCTCACATGGTGGAATGCTGACGTGGCCACGTCATCTCTCCGATGAAACGCATATAGTGTGACGTGACGGTTCGGAATCTTTTTTTTCCGATCATCATCTTAGTCAAAATCAACAACACGTGTCGTTCATGGTCGATATAGGCGGTTAGATATTACGATACATGGTGGGGTCCACTTTTTGTATTTAGgttgaatttggatttaatttgagttttatttagagggaaaaaaaattgaagagagagagggagtggAGAGAGGTAGCTTCGTTCGCCTTTTTGACCAAACTctcaaagagaaagagagaagaaggagggttCTCGctttcctcccttcttcttcttcttcccctcctctgCTATAAGGGTTGAGAGAACGAAGAAACTTTACAGTGAACGCCGTTCGAGGTCCTCCACCAAAATCTCAAAGTCTCTTCTTCATCTAGGTATTTTGTTTGATCTTCTTGATTTGCCGTTCCTCAAGTCTTTACTTGCAGTGATTGTTATGATTATAATAAGCCTAAGattgatctctttgagagaatttggactttttcttttccttattggTTTAAATCTATTGCAGCTTTGGTTGATTGATGTTAAAGatataattttatttccttattccATGATTGTCTGATTCTTGTATTATCAGTCTTGGTTTTTGTTTTCGTCTCGTAGTTTCTAGAAGCGTTTGCGAGCAAACCCTTGACCGATTCTTCATCTCTGGTTAATATTATTAGTATATCGAAATGGGTCGGTGGTTTTCGTTCTTTTTAGAATGGAAAAGGGTGATGTCATTCGTCAAGCCCTAAAAAAAGCTGTActttttgatatattttttggatttgagatcaATCGAGTTTGTTGATCTAAACTTTTGGTTGTGTAATTGTTACAGAGGGGGATTATAGAGAAGAATTGGTTAGAAGACAGACGTTTTCCATATTCAGTGGTTCTAACAGGAAAGCAGCCTAGTTCGTTATGGAAGGAGAAGAACCTCAGAGGCaaaaggttggatttttctatgGACGTTCGATTTCGATTTTGCTTGAAGCGGCGGCCTCAGATGATCTGATCAGCTTCAGACGTGCTGTAGAAGAAGAGGGTTCTAACGTCGACGAGACCAGTTTCTGGTATGGAAGACTGATTGGATCAAAGAAAATGGGTTTTGAAGAGAGAACTCCTCTCATGATCGCTGCCATGTATGGAAGTATTGAGGTGTTGGCTTACATCCTTGAAACAGGCCGTGTTGATGTCAACAAGGCTTCTGGTAACGACGGTGTTGCTGCCCTTCACTGTGCTGTTACTGGTTTTTCTGCTTCTTCGGCTGAGGTTGTCAAGCGGTTGCTTGATGCATCTGCTGATGCTAGTTCCCTTGATGCTAATGGGAACCGACCCTGCGATCTGATCCCTCCGGCTCTGAAGTCTTCCTCCTACAATTTAAGAAGGAAAACACTGGAGATGATGTTGAAAGGCGTTGGTTGTGTTGAGGATGGAGTGGTTTCTTCTGATGAAACTGAACAGCAACAACAATTGCAGACACCCCAAGCTCCGAAAGATCAAACCGAGAAGAAAGAGTACCCAATTGACCTATCCCTCCCAGACATAAAGAATGGGATCTATGGAACTGATGAGTTCAGGATGTATACCTTCAAGGTGAAGCCTTGTTCGAGGGCTTACTCTCACGACTGGACTGAGTGCCCATTTGTTCATCCAGGGGAGAACGCAAGGCGCCGTGACCCAAGGAAGTATCACTACAGCTGTGTCCCTTGCCCAGAGTTCCGCAAGGGGTCATGCCGGCAAGGGGATGCCTGTGAATATGCCCATGGTGTTTTTGAGTGCTGGCTTCACCCAGCACAGTATCGAACCAGGCTCTGCAAAGATGAAACTGCATGCGCCCGAAGGGTCTGCTTCTTTGCTCACAAGACTGAAGAGTTACGCCCCTTGTACCCATCGACTGGGTCAGCGGTGCCATCACCCCGATCATCTGGTGTTGGCTTCTCTTCGATGGACATGGGGTCGTTGAGCCCTCTGGCGCTTGGCTCCCCTTCTGTCCTTATGCATCCTACTTCCACACCACCAATGTCACCTTCTGCAACTTGTTCCTCTCCCATGGGGGGTGCACTGTGGCAGAACCAACCTAATCTTGTGCCACCAACCTTACAGCTGCCTGGGAGCCGGTTGAAGTCCACTTTGAATGCCAGAGATTTGGATTTGGAACTTGAATTGCTTCGGTTAGAGGGACATCATTCCCACCAACAGCAGCAGTTGATGGATGAGATCTCTACC encodes:
- the LOC122671141 gene encoding zinc finger CCCH domain-containing protein 66-like, whose amino-acid sequence is MEGEEPQRQKVGFFYGRSISILLEAAASDDLISFRRAVEEEGSNVDETSFWYGRLIGSKKMGFEERTPLMIAAMYGSIEVLAYILETGRVDVNKASGNDGVAALHCAVTGFSASSAEVVKRLLDASADASSLDANGNRPCDLIPPALKSSSYNLRRKTLEMMLKGVGCVEDGVVSSDETEQQQQLQTPQAPKDQTEKKEYPIDLSLPDIKNGIYGTDEFRMYTFKVKPCSRAYSHDWTECPFVHPGENARRRDPRKYHYSCVPCPEFRKGSCRQGDACEYAHGVFECWLHPAQYRTRLCKDETACARRVCFFAHKTEELRPLYPSTGSAVPSPRSSGVGFSSMDMGSLSPLALGSPSVLMHPTSTPPMSPSATCSSPMGGALWQNQPNLVPPTLQLPGSRLKSTLNARDLDLELELLRLEGHHSHQQQQLMDEISTLSSQSSWSNALATAAALAASSGGRTTDYSRLGGVKPTNLEDLFGSLDPSMLSQLQGLSLNAPGSPQLQSPSGFQMRQNMNQQLRSSYPSNLSSSPVRTSSFGLDSSATAAAIMNSRSTAFAKRSQSFNNRSPVSRPAGLMSSTLSDWSSPDGKLDWGVQGEDLNKMRKSASFGFRNSSNNNGMAMIGAASAVEEPDLSWVDPLMKDPLPVGEQKQNQYHLNSGSSDMPWVEQLYMDQEQMVAY